Proteins co-encoded in one Medicago truncatula cultivar Jemalong A17 chromosome 8, MtrunA17r5.0-ANR, whole genome shotgun sequence genomic window:
- the LOC11423960 gene encoding 40S ribosomal protein S8 translates to MGISRDSRDKRLATGGKRKTCIKKRKYELGRQPANTKLSSNKTVRSIRVRGGNLKCRALRLDTGNISWGSEAVTRKSRLLNVVYNASNNELVRTQTLVKSAIVQVDAAPFKQWYLQHYGVEIGNKKKTAAKQDSAKEAEAATEETKKSNHVLRKLENREKDRQLDAHIEEQFGGGRLLACISSRPGQCGRADGYILEGKELEFYMKKLQRKKGKSAA, encoded by the exons ATGG GCATTTCCAGAGATAGTAGAGATAAAAGGCTTGCAACTGGCGGCAAGAGGAAGACATGCATCAAGAAGAGAAA GTATGAGCTCGGTCGCCAGCCAGCTAACACCAAGCTATCAAGCAACAAAACAGTGCGGAGTATTCGTGTTAGAGGTGGCAATTTGAAATGTAGAGCTTTGAGGTTGGATACTGGAAACATCTCATGGGGAAGTGAGGCTGTCACTCGGAAATCCCGTTTGCTAAATGTGGTTTACAATGCTTCCAACAACGAGCTTGTGCGAACTCAGACTCTTGTTAAGAGCGCTATTGTGCAGGTCGATGCTGCTCCGTTCAAGCAGTGGTACCTTCAACACTATGGTGTTGAAATTggtaacaaaaagaaaactgcTGCCAAACAGGACTCTGCAAAG GAGGCTGAAGCTGCTACAGAAGAAACCAAAAAGAGTAACCATGTGCTGAGGAAATTGGAGAATCGCGAGAAAGATCGCCAGCTCGATGCTCACATTGAAGAGCAGTTTGGTGGTGGACGATTACTTGCGTGCATTTCTTCTCGACCTGGTCAATGTGGCAGGGCTGATGG CTACATTTTGGAAGGTAAGGAGTTGGAATTCTACATGAAGAAACTCCAGAGAAAGAAGGGCAAGAGTGCCGCTTGA